The Planctomycetota bacterium sequence AAATCGCCGAAGCCATAGCCAAAAAAATTAAGGTAACTGATTTATTGGCAAAACAGATTGTCAAGGAGGTTTTCAGCGTCGTTATCGATACGGTGGCCAAAGAAGGTCGCCTGGAACTCCGTAATTTCGGGGTGTTCAGCATTAAGGAACGCAAGCCCCGTAAGGCGCGCAATCCTAAAACCGGCGCTGAAGTTCTGCTGCCCGCCCGCAAGGTAATGGTTTTTAAGCCCGGCTATAATGTTAAGAAGAAAATATCGCGCAGTTAAGAATATTATATCAGGAGATTATATATGAGAAATATTATCTGGTTGTTGGCCGTCACAATGATTATCGGATTGATTTGCCCGTCAGTAAGCGATGCCGAGTCGTTTATTAAATTGAAAGGGCTGGGTTGGGATAGTACCCTTAACGGTAAAATCAGGGCCGACAAAGACCTGATGACCGGTTCCAGCATTGATTTTAAGGATACTCTGGGTATTAAAGATTCGGTGATTGTTCCGGAGGTTGAGGGAAAGATTGGTTTCCTAGGAACCAGCCGGTGGATTATATCCGGCAGCACGGCAAGTTACGAAGGGGAAAAGGTGATTTCTAATAACCTGTCGTTTGCCGGAAAGACATTCTTAGCCAGCGAAACGCTCAAGACCCAGTTGGATGTCAGTATGATATCCGCGATGTATGAGTTTGCGCCGATTCCCGAAGGCGTTACGGCTGCGGTGACTTCAACTGAACCGGAAATGGGGCTCCTGCTTGGACTGAAATATTTCCACACCGAAGCCCAGATTACCTCAGATTCAACCGGCGCGGTTAAAAAAGAAACCTTCGGATTGCCCATCCCGGTTGTTGGATTGCGGGTTCAGGGGAGAATTGCCGAGAATATTCAATTGGAATCAGCCGGAACCTGGATGAAAATCAGGTCATCAACCACGGATATTACCATGTCCTGGTCTGATTTATACGGCGAACTCAAGTTCAGTTTTGTGCCCAAGATGCCTTTTGGATTCGGCTATAAATTAAATAAACTCGGTATTGACGCTGATATCGGACAGCCTTTCTTTTCCCGGTTTGAATTTAAGGGCTGGTATTTAATGGCATCGCTTGAATTATAAATTTTCTTAGATACCCTGCTGATCTATAGCGTGAAATATTTTCATTCCATAGCCATAATCGCCAGCGCTGTTTTCTGCTGTTATTCGACCGCTTATTCCCAGGTTCTTATCAGCGAGAAATCATCGGCCTTTTCGGACTCGGATTATAAGATTTCCATCAGCGAGTGGGTTACCCGGGGCGATTTCCGGATGCACGGCGGCCCGCCCAGCGCGGATAACATCTGGGAATTAACCCATCCGGTTGACGGCGGGATGACCCAGCTCCAGTTTTCCTATACCGAAAAGAAGAATTCGCCGTATACGATGAACATTTCACTGGGCGGCGGTAATATCAGGCAGGGCACCATCCGGGATACGGACTGGGACGCGGCCGGCGTGGTCAGCGACCTTTCTTACTCCACCAGCAACGGCGAAACCCTTAATTTCTCCTTTACCACTGATTACCTGATCACGGATATCAAAGAACCATACGAATTTTATCTGACCTTCGGATATAATTATCTGGATATCTCGGCCGATTATCGCAACGCGGTTATAGCCATAGATACTTACGTCCCGACTAGTACCCTGGTGATAATGAAATGGCAGGTCTACGATCTGCTTTATCAGGGGCTGGAAATAGGTGTTAAAGGCAAATCGGAGGTATTGGCCGATTTATTGTTAACCGGCTCATTAAGTTATGCGCCGTTTACTATGGCGGAATATAAGGGCACCCGATACCCCGGAACCGGCTTTGACCAGAAAGAACATATTATTGCTTACGGCAGCACTTTGAATTATGAGATTAAATTAAGTTACGACCTGTCAAACCAATTGATTATTGACGGCGGTTACAGATATAGCGCCTACCGGACCGAAGGCAAAGACCAGCCGGACAGCGCCTGGTCCGGTTCCTGGGAAAATTTGGATGCCGATTTCAAGGGATTCTTCTTCGGGTCAACCCTTAAGTTCTGACGCGTCGGTTACCCGTATTTCAGCTTCAGCGCCAGCAGTGAAATCACCAGCCCCAGAATCACGGCATTGGCAATGATGATGGGCTTGTCTTTTAATCGTATCCCGTAGGCAAACCAGAGTGAACCGCCGCTGATCATCAGCGCCAGCATCAAGAACGATAAATCCTGGGTTTTTTGGCTGGAAAAACTCTTTATTACCTGGGGCAGCAAAGCGCCGGTGCTTAATGTGCCGGCGATAATTCCGTGCAGGGTTAAATTCATTTTTGTCTCCTATATTAAAAAGCGGCTGATGACCAGATGTTGGACCTCCGAAGTCCCTTCGTAGATTTCGGTCACCTTGGAATCCCGGAACAGCCGCTCGATGGCAAAATCCTTGGTATAGCCCATGCCGCCGTGAATCTGCAGCGATTCCTTGGTGGCCCGGTTGACCACGCCCGAGGCAAAGAGTTTTGCCATAGACGCCTCTTTGACATAGGGCACGCCCTGATCGCGCATCAGGGCGGTCTGGTAGGCCAGCAGCCGGGCCGCCTCTATCTCGGTGGCCATCTCGGCTAATTTCCATTTGACCGCCTGGAACTCGTTGAGGAATTTGCCGAACTGTTTGCGTTCCTTGGCGTATTTGACGGCCATATCCAGGGCGGACTGGGCAATGCCGACCGATTGGATGGCAATCCCGATCCGGCCGCAGTTTAACGCATCCATGGCAATCTCGAATCCCTTGTTTTCCTGGCCCAGCAGGTTGGCCTTGGGCACGACGGCGTCTTCTAAAGCGATTTCACACATCGGCGCGCCGCGCACGCCCATCTTTTCCTCTCTTTTTCCGCGGGTGACCCCTTTAAACCCCGGCTCAACCAGAAATGCGCTGATGCCTTTATTGTTGACTGCCTGGGAATCAGTTCGGGCGAACAGCACGATTACACCGGCAATCGGGCCGGAGGTGACGAATTCCTTGACGCCGTTCAGAATATAGTTTTTACCGTCAAACCGGGCGTGGGCCTTGATGGAAGCCGCATCGCTGCCCGCATCCGGCTCGGTCAGGGAATAGGCTCCGATGATTTGGCCGGCGGCTAATTTAGGCAGGTATTTCTGCTTCTGTTCTTCAGTGCCGTATTTATTGATGGCGTTGCAGGCCAGCGAATTATGGACCGACAGTGTCACGCTGGTTGAGGCGCAGGCCCGGCTGATTTGTTCTAACACCAGCATCAGGGAAAAGGTGTCCAGCCCGGCCCCGCCGTATTTCTCCGGCACCATGATGCCCCAGAAACCCATCTCGGCCAGTTTGGCGATAATCGCATCCGGTATTTTTTCTTCCTTGTCAATGGTCCCGGAAATCGGCGCCAGGACCTTGTCCGCAAAATCACCGGCTGTATCCTTCAACAGTTGCTGCTCTTCACTCAGATTGTAAATCATATTATTGGCCTACATTATACATAAACTTTTCTAAAATTTAGCCTTACACATAAATTATATGTGGGGTCATAAGAGCAATCTAGCACATAATCTCTACTTTGGGACGCCCAGGTTTGAGGTTATGTGCTGGGCTACTTTATGTTATAAACACGGATATCTAAGACGCTCTGTTGTTGTTTTGAGCATCGTATAAATAATCAGGATTATTGGTATTCGTAGAATCCTTTCTTGGCCTTGCGGCCCAGATGTCCGGCCGCCACCATCTTCTTCAACAGCGGGCAGGGCCGGTATTTCGTGTCGCCCAGTCCGGTGTGCAGGACCTCCAGGATGGCCAGGCAGACATCCAAGCCGATTAAATCCGCCAGTGCCAGCGGTCCCATCGGATGGTTCATGCCCAGT is a genomic window containing:
- a CDS encoding HU family DNA-binding protein, with amino-acid sequence MQRKEIAEAIAKKIKVTDLLAKQIVKEVFSVVIDTVAKEGRLELRNFGVFSIKERKPRKARNPKTGAEVLLPARKVMVFKPGYNVKKKISRS
- a CDS encoding SemiSWEET transporter, producing MNLTLHGIIAGTLSTGALLPQVIKSFSSQKTQDLSFLMLALMISGGSLWFAYGIRLKDKPIIIANAVILGLVISLLALKLKYG
- a CDS encoding acyl-CoA dehydrogenase family protein, whose product is MIYNLSEEQQLLKDTAGDFADKVLAPISGTIDKEEKIPDAIIAKLAEMGFWGIMVPEKYGGAGLDTFSLMLVLEQISRACASTSVTLSVHNSLACNAINKYGTEEQKQKYLPKLAAGQIIGAYSLTEPDAGSDAASIKAHARFDGKNYILNGVKEFVTSGPIAGVIVLFARTDSQAVNNKGISAFLVEPGFKGVTRGKREEKMGVRGAPMCEIALEDAVVPKANLLGQENKGFEIAMDALNCGRIGIAIQSVGIAQSALDMAVKYAKERKQFGKFLNEFQAVKWKLAEMATEIEAARLLAYQTALMRDQGVPYVKEASMAKLFASGVVNRATKESLQIHGGMGYTKDFAIERLFRDSKVTEIYEGTSEVQHLVISRFLI